A region from the Sulfurivermis fontis genome encodes:
- the folD gene encoding bifunctional methylenetetrahydrofolate dehydrogenase/methenyltetrahydrofolate cyclohydrolase FolD: MSAQIIDGKAIASRLRQQVKQRVDERVAKGLRAPGLAVILVGNDPASEVYVAHKRKDCAEVGFASRAYDLAADTSEQQLLGLIDELNDDASVDGILVQLPLPAHIDAEKVIERIHPDKDVDGFHPYNIGRLALRMPVLRPCTPRGVMVLLESLGQSLKGMHAVVVGASNIVGRPMGLELLLAGCTVSTCHRFTRDSAALARQADIVVVAVGKPGLVKADWIKPGAIVIDVGINRTADGKLVGDVDYAGVSQVAGWITPVPGGVGPMTRALLLQNTLDAADKLHK, from the coding sequence ATGAGCGCGCAGATCATCGACGGCAAGGCCATCGCATCCCGACTCCGCCAGCAGGTCAAGCAACGTGTGGACGAGCGCGTCGCCAAGGGACTGCGTGCCCCCGGCCTCGCCGTGATCCTGGTGGGCAACGATCCGGCCTCCGAGGTCTATGTGGCACACAAGCGCAAGGATTGCGCCGAGGTGGGCTTCGCCTCCCGCGCCTACGACCTGGCCGCCGACACCAGTGAGCAACAGCTGCTCGGCCTCATCGACGAGCTGAACGACGATGCCAGCGTCGACGGCATCCTGGTACAGCTGCCGCTGCCCGCACACATCGATGCCGAAAAGGTCATCGAGCGCATCCACCCGGACAAGGATGTGGACGGCTTTCATCCCTACAACATCGGCCGCCTGGCCCTGCGCATGCCGGTGCTGCGTCCCTGCACCCCGCGTGGCGTGATGGTGCTGCTGGAAAGCCTCGGACAGTCGCTCAAGGGCATGCACGCAGTGGTGGTGGGCGCCTCCAACATCGTCGGCCGTCCCATGGGCCTGGAACTGCTGCTGGCCGGCTGCACCGTCAGCACCTGCCACCGCTTCACCCGCGACAGCGCCGCCCTGGCCCGTCAGGCCGACATCGTGGTGGTGGCCGTGGGCAAACCCGGTCTGGTCAAGGCCGACTGGATCAAGCCCGGCGCCATCGTCATCGATGTCGGCATCAACCGCACCGCCGACGGCAAGCTGGTGGGCGACGTGGACTACGCCGGCGTCAGCCAGGTGGCCGGCTGGATCACCCCGGTGCCGGGCGGCGTCGGGCCCATGACCCGCGCCCTGCTGCTGCAGAACACCCTCGACGCCGCCGACAAGCTGCATAAATAA